The genome window CATGGCTTTAGATTCTACTCCAAGTGAATTCGCTGAACCAGGATTAATGCTAAATCCAGACTATATCGAAAAGCTATTTGGTATTCGTATCAGCGATCCAAGTATTCTAAGCGAGAACAATCAAAAGCTCAAGAATCTTATCATTCCAAGCAATAAAATTGAAGACAATGGGAAGGCTCCTAGTGCACTAAAAGTCAATCTTAAAGGTGACACTATTAAATGGAGCAAGCATAGCGAAAAAGATGTAATTGGTTACCGGGTCTATAAAAATGGCAAAAAAGTAAAGAGTTTAAAAGCAGCAAATACCTTAAGTTTTAAAGGTGGTAATGGAAAATATATTGTTAAAGCAGTTGATATTGCTGGGAAAGAATCAAAGGCATCAAATGAAGTGGTAATTGGCAATTCACAAGAAAAGCAAGAGAGTCAAACTAAAAAGGAAAGTCAAGAAAAAAAGACCAATACTAAAGAGCAAACAGCGAACAAGCCAAAAGACAACAAAGAAAAAAATAGCAAGCCAAATAATGACAAACCTAAAGACGACAAGCCACCAGAAAATAACCAGCAAAACAATAAAGAACAAACAGAAAAGCCTGATAAAAAGACAGAAAATAATTAACTCCAATAAGGTTGGAACATAAATATTTCAATAACCATAACCTCAAACTATTATTCGTACACACTAATAACTATTCGTATAATGGTTTGGGGTTTTTATTTATTTTACGAAAGAAGGTTTGTGATAATCACCCGCAAACTGAATATACTTCGCTTTCCATGAAGTGAGCGCCATGCTCCTCGCGTCTTTAGTTTCTGCAGGAAGCAGACAGTGCATCGTGTCTGTAGAGTAGTGAATTGGATTGGATTGGTGTTTCGCACTAAATTAGAGAGTATTCGTCATTATGCAATATATTTTGTCCGTCCTAGCAACTCTTTTCTCGTTTCCTTTTTTCTTAAACAAAAAAAGACCAAGGCTGGATGTTTAATCCGGTTTTGGTCTTTTCCGTATCTAAACTTATTTTGTAGATTTTCGAGATTCTATACGATGTGGAAGTGTAACAATATGATCTTCTACTGTTTCTTTATTCATATATTTAGTAAGCAATCTCATAGCCACGGCACCGATATCATACAATGGTTGTACAACAGTTGTCAGTTGCGGGCGAACCATTAGTGTTAATTTTGTATTATCAGAGGTAACAATTTCGAAATCCTCCGGAACTTTATATCCTTTGTCTTCTGCTCCATGAATGACACCTAGAGCCATTTCATCTGAACCAACAAAGATTGCCGTTGGTTTATTATCACCTTCAATTAATTTATCGAAAGCTTCCATACCAGATTCATAGCTATAATCTCCTTCAACAACTAAGGATTCATTAAATTCGATTCCAGCTGCTTCTAATGCCTTTTTATAACCGCCTAATTTCTCATTTTTGTTGATTGGTTCTTCTAAGGATCCAAGGACAATTCCAATAGATTTATGGCCCTTTTCAACAAAGCTAGTTACTACATCGTACGTAGCTTGCGCATAATCAATGTTAACAGAAGAAATCTTTTTGCTTTCTTCAATACTAGCCGCAAGCACAATTGGTACAGGAGACTTTTCAAATTCAGTAACATGTTCCTCTGTTATATTGCCACCCATAAATACAATACCATCCACTTGTTTGCCTAACATGGTATTTAATAAGTGCAACTCTTTATCTTTATTTTGATCAGAGTTACTTAGAATAATATTATATTTATACATTGTAGCAATATCCTCAATACCTCTTGCTAATTCCGCGTAGAATGTGCTTGAGATATCAGGGATAATTACTCCAACTGTAGTAGTTTTCTTACTTGCTAGCCCTCTTGCAACAGCATTTGGACGATATCCTAAGCGATCAATAACTTCTAATACCTTTTTTCTTGTTGTTGGCTTAACGTTTGGATTTCCATTAACAACACGGGAAACGGTTGCCATAGAAACACTAGCTTCTCTTGCGACATCATATATTGTGATATTCATTGTGATTTTTACACTCCTTTTAGTCGAACTATTTCTTTCTATTATTTTATGGCAAGAAGCTACTTTCTTAATCATAAAAGATTCCCAATTTAGCTAATCTTGTCTAAGTATGTACTAATGATACGATATAGCAGGAAAACCCGCAATGACAAGCTTTCATTTTTTTTCAAAAAAAACGACTTTTTTTCGCTTTTTTAGCAAAAAAATTTTTTTATTAAGCATTCTTCCATTCAGTTTACCATAAAATGAGGAAAAATATAAATGAATTTGTCATACTATCAAATTCATTATAAAAAAATAAAAAACCTCGTAATTATTTCTAAACAATTACGAGGTAATGATAATCATATTTTTATGCATTTACATATGGTGTAGCTTGTAACGCACGGTAAAATTCATCGAATTGGTCAATATCCATTTGCTGTGCTGAATCAGACAATGCGACAGCAGGATCTGGATGAACTTCTGCCATTACTCCATCTGCCCCAATAGCTAAAGCTGCTTTCGCACAAGGTAATAATAAATCCTTTCTGCCAGTTGAATGTGTTACATCAACAAAGACAGGAAGATGTGTTTCTTGTTTTAAAATTGGAACAGCAGAAATATCTAATGTATTTCTTGTTGCCCGTTCATACGTACGAATACCACGTTCACAGAGGATAATCTGATCATTTCCTTGTGACATTATATATTCTGCAGCATTGATGAACTCTTCAATCGTTGCTGCTAAACCACGTTTTAATAGAATTGGTTTTTTTACACTTCCAGCAGCTTTTAACAGCTCAAAGTTTTGCATATTACGAGCACCAATTTGAATAACATCAATATAATCTAACGCTGTTTCAATGTGTTCCGTACTAACAATTTCACTAATTACTGCTAAATCGTATTCATCTGCCACTCTTTTTAAGATTTTCAAACCTTCTACACCAAGTCCTTGGAAATCATATGGAGATGTTCTTGGCTTAAATGCGCCACCACGAAGAAGCTTTAATCCTTTAGCTTGTACGGACGCTGCCACTTGAGCAACTTGTTCATATGATTCTACTGAACATGGCCCAAACACAAATTTAGGTGTACCGTCACCAATTTTTGTTCCTTTTATATCAACAATAGTATCCTCTGCTTTTTTCTTACGAGATACTAATAACGCTTTACTGTCATCTTCTTGTTGTAATTGTAAGCCCATTTTGAAAATTTGCTTAAACAAATGAGAAATTGTCCCATTATCAAATGGCCCATCATTTTTATTTAAGATATGATCAAGCATTTTTCTTTCGCGAACAGGATCATATCGATGTGCACCGTGGGTAACTTTTGTTTGGGCAATTTTTTGCACAAGGCTTGCCCGCTCATTAATTTTTTCTAAAATTTCTAAATTTAATTCATCCACTCGATTACGTAATTCTTCTAATTCCTTATTACTCACAATCACTCATCCCTTCATTAAAAGCACAAATCCATGTAATTTCCTTTACACTATTTGCTTAGATTCTTTATACAAATGCAAAAATATGTTACATTTCTCTTAATTGGGTTAATTATAAATCATATTTATCCCATTGTCACTAATTTTATTTAATGCTTAAACGCTTTTAAGTGCTAAAGTGTCAATTTTTTATAAAGAAGTTAGATAATTGGTTCACTATAATCTATTTTAATTTATATTTTATAAACAATCTTTAAATAAAAAGAAGGTGTTTTCTATGCAAAAACATGAAAAACTATTTGCATTAGATATTGGTACTCGATCAGTTGTCGGAATTATCTTAGAAAAAAAAGAGGATAATTATCATGTAGCTGATTTATTATCCATCGAACATACAGAAAGAGCAATGTTGGATGGTCAAATACATGATGTGTTAGCTGTTTCCAAAATTATTAAAGAAATAAAAGATCAGTTAGAAATCAAACATGGACCTTTAGAAAGAGTGAGTGTTGCAGCTGCTGGAAGAGCCTTAAAAACTGAACGGGCTGCTTATGAAATGAATATAGAAAGAAAGCCACTCATTACAAAAGAAGATATTTTACATATGGAGTTAACAGCTGTACAGCAGGCACAAAGCACTGTCGCAGAAAAAAATGAGCGAGATAAAAGTCAATTTTATTATTGTGTGGGCTATTCCGTCCTTCACTACTCTTTAGATGATCAAGCTATGGGTAGCTTAATTGATCAGCAAGGTTCAATAGCGAAGGTAGAAATTATCGCAACTTTCTTGCCTAAAGTAGTAGTTGAATCATTAATCGCTGCCTTGCATCGAGCAAATTTAGAAATGCAGGCATTGACGTTAGAGCCCATTGCTGCCATTAATGTCCTTATTCCTCCATCGATGAGAAGATTAAATGTAGCTTTAGTAGACATTGGAGCAGGAACATCAGATATAGCTATCACCGATATTGGAACCGTCATTGCCTATGGAATGGTACCTGTCGCTGGAGATGAAATAACAGAAGCAATCAGCGATGCGTATTTATTGGACTTTCCATTAGCCGAAAAGGCAAAAAGAGAATTATCTCAAAAAGATCAGATTTCTATTTCGGATATTCTTGGCTTTACAACAGAATTGCATAAGGAAGAAGTAATTAAGGAAATTGAACCAGCTTTAGATAAATTAGCAGATACGATTTGCCGGGAGATTCTTTCATTAAACAATCATAAATCCCCTAAAGCTGTAATGCTTGTTGGTGGTGGAAGCCAAACGCCAGCTTTACAACAAAAAATGGCGGAAATGCTTAATCTGCCTTCTAACCGGGTTGCCATTAGAGGCATTGATGCCATTACTCACCTTACATTTGAGGAAAATTTCCATTTAGGGCCCGAGCTTGTTACACCAGTCGGAATTGCTATCGCTGCTGAAAAATCGCCAGTCCAATACAAAACAGTTTATATAAATGAGCAGCCTGTAAGACTGTTTGAGGTAAATAAATTGACCGTTGGGGATTGTATTTTAGCCTCTGGCATTCGAATGAACCAATTATACGGAAAGCCAGGTAATGCAATGATTGTTACAATCAATAATCAAAAAATTACCATACCAGGAAGTCATGGTGAAGGACCCACTATTTTAAGAAAAGATGTCCCTTGCTCTTTAGAAGATACAGTAGAAGATGGCGAAACATTAACGGTTTATCGTGGCAGGGATGGAGAACAAGCCATCGTTCAAATAAAGGACTTACTAGATGCTGAATCTGACAAAGAAATAAAGATCAATAATAAAAGCTATACGCTTCATACCAAAATTCTTTGCAATGGCAACCCTGTTTCCCCTGAGCATCTGATTGCTGACAAAGATATCATTGAATATAAAGCAGACACTACTATTCAAGAAGCATTAGAAGGGCTCCATTTAACGAATTTAATAGCGGAGTTAAGACCTTTCCAACTGTTGATTAACGGCAAAGAGACTGTCCTTCCTGCTTTCTCTGGGAAGGTTGTTAAAAATGGTCTTCCTTGCCGATTAAACCAATTGCTTAGTCACAAGGATGAAGTTATCTTGGAAAAAAGAAAAACACCAACTGTTCAAGAATTAGCAGAAAGAAAACAAATTTTAATGTATCAAGTACTTCCAGTTTATTTTAATGACAAAAAGATTACACTTACAAAGCAGCTAGCACAAATACAAAGAAGAGGACAACTCCTCCAAATGGAAGATCTCTTATTCAGTGGGGATGATATTCGTATCGAGCAGAAACCATTTGAAGGCTTTTTATTTCAGGACTTATTTGCGTTTGTTGATATCAATATGCCACAAAGTGGCGGAGGATCTTTTCAGCTATTGCGTAACGGCGAACAAGCTACGTTTTTGACCCCTATAAAAAAAGGGGATAAATTATCGATTGTTTGGCCAGCTAAAACGAAAAGCCCTTCTATGAATAATTAATTGTTTACCCAAAAAGGAATTCAGAATGCACTCCTTCTGAATTCCTTTTTTATCGAATCTTTATAACTTATTTTCTTCGCTAGCTTTTTGTAAAGAAGCTGCAGTAATCTGTCCATGGGATGCATGCCAAACAATATTATTATGAACAAAAAGCAATGCTTGTGGTGATTCATGTCTTACTTCGTATTTTTCAGCAATATAATTAGAAACATCTCGTGCATCTTGCACAGTTAAATAATAAGTATCTACTGCATTATTTCCGCTTGCATATTGCTTATATTCATCGAAAGCTCTCGCACTAATTGGACATGTTACACTATGTTTAACTAACCAAAAAGCATCTTTGTTCTGAACTAACTCTTCGATCTTTTCGATAGTCTTTATTATTTCCATACCTAAAAATCACCCTTTATCTATTTGTTTATCCCATGACATATAAAAAAACAGTCTATATACCTTTTCTTTCTTGCATTGTTCTAAAAGATTTGGTTCTCATTGAATGCAGAAAGCAATGTGTATATAGACTGTATACTTTATCTCGCTTTTATACAAAAATAATGTTTAATGGTTATATTTACTTTCTGTTTCATCAAATGCACGTTTTGTTTCTTCTAACTTTTGCTGAATTTCATCAAACTCAGCATTTTTTAAGCTTGAGCTTAAATCAGATGCTTCTTCTTTTAGCTCATCAAAACGGGCTGACATATTTTCTTGCCCTTTTGTTTTTTTTACTTTATCCATAATTTCAGCAGATGTTTTGGTAACAGCATTACTAAGTTGATCTGTTTTATCTTTAGCAATAGAAATAAACTCTGAGCCTTTTTCTTTGACCGTATCAGTTAACTCAATCCCTTTTTCCTTGAGTATGCCAGCTTGTCCGTTTAAATCATGAAGCAGTTCTCTTCCAGGCTTTGGCGCAAGAAATAAAGCAGTTGCTGCTCCGACAACCCCACCTACTAGAGCACCTAATAGAAAATCCTTTGAACTTGAGCTTTCATTTGCATGAATTATTTCTTGTTCTCGCTTCATCTTAACATCCTCCTTTTAATTACTTCTTACTCGTGTTCGGTTTTGTTCAGCCTTCTTAGCTCTCCATTGATCTCTAATATTCATAAACACCTTGCTGTATTGAACAATTTGAGCTATTTTATCTTGATTTTTTACAAGGGTGTTTTCTACATTATTGGTAATCGTTTGTACCGATTGATTAAACCCTTGTACACTCGTACCAACATCTTTTACTGCGTCAACCACAGAATTTAAACTTTCAGATTTTTGTTGAATATCTGCAGCTAAATCATTCGTTTTTTGCAATAAAATAGTTGTTTCTCTTGTGACGCCATCCAGTTGCCTTTCTAACCCGACAAGTGTTTTAGAAACACTATCCAGTGTAGTATGTAAGGACTTCAATGTTCTCGCAACATAAATGACAAGAACCGTAAACGCAATAGCTATTAAAGCTACACTTAAGTATAAAAGATTTATCATATTTATCGCACCTCCACTTTATTGGTCTTTTCCCAGATTCGCGTTTGCTAAAACCTTAGTTTTATTATAATTGGAAAAACTTTCAGAAACAAATGATTCTTTAGCAAGAGTAACTATACAATCGAAGCAAATAATCTTTCTTCCTTATTTTTTCTATTTTGAGTTTTTTTATTTAAGGAAAAAATATTTTCGGGTACAATAAGATAGTTATCACATTTTTTTAATATTTTGGAGGTACATATGAAGGATCCACGAATTGATCAACTAGCAAAAAACTTAATTAATTATTCCATTCGCTTACAAAAAGGCGAAAAAGTTCTTATTGAAAACTTTGGACTTCAAAAGGAACTTGTAAAAGCGCTTGTGCGTGAAGCATATGCAGCTGGTGGTTATCCTTTTGTTTCACTGAAAGATAATGATATTAATCGCTCCTTGCTTTTAGGCGCTCAAACAGAACAATATGAAATGATGGCCCAATTCGAAGCAAATGTCATGAGTAATATGGATGCATACATCGGGCTTCGAGCTGGTGATAACATTAATGAGCTTGCAGACGTTCCTGCAGAACAAATGAAGATTGAAGGTGCAACCATTGGCAAAAAGGTACATAGAGAAATTCGTGTACCAAACACAAAATGGGTAGTTCTTCGTTATCCAAGCCCATCCATGGCACAGCTTGCGAGAATGAGCACCGATGCATTTGAAGATTTTTATTTCAACGTGTGCAACCTAGATTATGGAAAAATGGATAAAGCAATGGATAATCTTGTAGAATTAATGAATCGTACCGACAAAGTTCGCTTAACTGGTCCTGGCACTGACTTAACTTTCTCTATTAAAGATATTCCGTCCATCAAATGCTCTGGTCAAATGAATATTCCTGACGGCGAGGTTTATACGGCACCTGTACGTGATTCTATCAATGGTGTACTAACCTATAATACACCTTCCCCTTATCAAGGATTCACTTTTGAAAATGTCAGCCTGAAGTTTGAAAATGGAAAAATTATCGAAGCAACATCTAATGACTCCGAAAGATTAAATAAAATTTTGGATACAGATGAAGGCGCTCGTTATATTGGCGAATTCGCTATTGGAGTAAATCCATATATTCTTCATCCAATGCAAGATATCTTATTCGATGAAAAAATCGATGGAAGCTTCCACTTTACACCTGGCCAAGCCTATGATGATGCTTATAACGGCAATGATTCCAATATCCACTGGGATATGGTAAATATTCAACGTCCTGATTATGGTGGTGGGGAAATCTACTTTGATGATGTACTTATAAGAAAAGATGGTAAGTTTGTTATTCCAGAATTAGAAGTATTAAATCCAGAAAATTTAAAGTAACCTATGAAAAAGGGGATCAGAATTTTTAAATTCTGATCCCCTTTTATTATTAGCCTAATGTTTTTTCATAAGCACTTTGATATTTTTGAATATCTCCTGCGCCCATAAACAAGATTACACTATTATCATGTTCTTTCAGAGAAGAAACTGTCTCTTCTGAAATAATTTTGCTTCCAGGTACCTTATCAGCTAAATCTGTAATACTTAGCTTTCCATGATTCTCACGGGCGGAACCAAATATATCACATAGATAAGTAGAATCTGCTAAATTTAAACTATCAGCAAATTCTTGAAGAAATGCTTGAGTACGAGAGAATGTATGTGGCTGGAATACAGCAACAATTTCTCTATCTGGATACTTTTGGCGAGCGGCTTCCACCGTTGCTTTTATTTCCGTAGGATGGTGAGCATAATCATCGATAATAACCTGTGTACCAATTGTCTTTTCTGTAAATCTTCGTTTTACACCTTCAAATGTCATTAAGCGCTCTTTAACGATTTCCGCATCTAGTTCCTCATAATGACTAAGCGTAATAACAGCTAAAGCATTTAAGATATTATGGTCCCCAAATGTCGGAATGGAGAAGGTATTGTAATACGTATTACGTACATAAACTTCAAAAGTTGTACCTTCAGTTGTTTTCTCCACATTTCTCGCTTGGAAATCATTTTCATCTCCAAATCCATAAAATACAACTGGTACTTTTGCTTGAATTTTTTGTAAATGTTCGTCATCCCCACAAGCAAAAATTCCTTTTTTTACTTGCCATGCCATCTCTTGAAAGGCAGAAAAAACATCATCCACATTGGCAAAATAATCTGGATGATCAAAATCAATATTGGTCATCAATGCATAATCAGGGAAATAGGATAAGAAATGTCTTCGATATTCACATGCTTCAAAAGCAAAATATTCTGCTCCAGTTACCCCTTTCCCTGTACCATCACCAATTAAATACGCTGTCGGCTTTGCCCCCTTCATTACATGGGAAAGCAAACCAGTTGTTGATGTCTTTCCATGTGCTCCAGTTACAGCTATACTTGTAAATTGCTTCATAAAATCTCCTAGGAAACGATGGTATCGAATCACTGGAAGACCCAGTTTTACTGCTTCTTCAACTTCCTCATGTGTATCTGGAAATGCATTTCCTACAATAACATTCATTCCTGGTTGAATATTTTCACGTTGAAAAGGAAGAATTTTTATTCCAGCTTGTTCTAAAGCAATCTGAGTGAAAAATCTTTTATCCACATCAGAGCCTTGTACCTCAAAACCCATATCATGTAAAATTTGTGCTAATGCACTCATACCCGACCCTTTTATACCTACGAAGTGGTAAATAGTCATATAAAGAACCTCCAACTACGCATATCTTTTAACAGTATATGATATCCTCATTCAATTTGCTCATTGCATTTATGTATGCAACTTTGTTCACTTTATTTTTCTCATTCAACTAATTAATCATGTTTCGATAATATACTAACTTTTTTTTCCTTTTTTTATTTCACATTTATACATTATACCATCTTTCATGATGAAAAACTATGGAACAGTATAATTCCAATGTATGGCAGCAGTTTACGAAGTAATCCTTTTTCCTACTTATTCATTTTCCTGTAATAACAGCAATTCATTTTCTGTTATTAATACGTCTCTAGGCTTTGTGCCTCTCGCTTCTGATATAAACCCCTGCTTTTCCATCATATCAATTAATCTCGCTGCTCGGTTATATCCTATCTTGAAATTCCTTTGCAGACTAGATGTAGACGCTCCACCTTGTTCAATAATAAATTCACAAGCTTCATAAAATAACTCATCTTCTTCTTCAGACATTTGAACTTTTTTTAACAGCTCTTCTTGTTCAAATAAATATTCTGGTTTTCTTTCTTTCCTAACATGTGCCACTACCTGATCAATTTCTTCATCTGATACAAATGTACCTTGCAATCGAACGGGCTTTGATGTTCCATTTTCTAAAAATAGCATATCCCCTTTACCCAAAAGCTTCTCGGCACCACTAATATCAATGACGGTACGTGAATCAATTTGAGAGGAAACAGAAAACGCAATTCGTGTTGGAACATTTGCCTTAATCAATCCCGTAATAACATCAACTGATGGTCTTTGTGTAGCAATTAATAGGTGAATCCCACACGCTCTTGCTTTTTGAGCTATTCTACTAATCGCTTCTTCTACATCCGCAGGTGCCATCATCATTAAATCGGCTAACTCATCAATTACGATCACTAAATATGGTAATTTCTCACTATATCTTTTATGTTCTTCCGCTAATTGATTATATTTTGTAATATCTCTAACACCAGCATGTGCTAATAGCTCATACCTTCTTTCCATCTCTTCGACAGCCCATTTTAGTGCAGCAGTTGCCGTCTTTACATCTGTAATAACAGGACTTGCTAAATGGGGAACATAATTATATGGCGCTAATTCAACCATTTTAGGATCTACTAATAATAGCTTTAATTCCTCTGGCTTTGCTTTGTATAGTAAGCTCACAAGCATTGTATTAATACATACACTTTTTCCAGATCCGGTTGCTCCAGCTATTAATCCATGTGGCATTTTGCGTAAATCTGTAACGATTGGTTTTCCTGAAATATCCAAACCCATTGCTACCGTCAAAGGAGATGTTGAACTTTTAAATTCTTCACTCTCCAAAATCTCTCTTATAAGTACAGGGCGACTTTTTTGGTTTGGAACTTCAATTCCTACTGTATGCTTTCCAGGAATCGGCGCCTCAATTCTGATATCCTTTGCAGCCAAACTTAATTTTAAGTCATCAGAAAGATTGGTAATTTTGCTAACCTTTACTCCTGGTTCTGGTTGTACCTCATAGCGTGTTACAGAAGGTCCTTGTGTAACATTTACCACCTTTGCATGAACATTAAAATTGGTAAATGTATCATTTAACAGCATAGTCTGCTCTTCAATCCATCCATCCTTTTCTATTTGCAAAATAGGTGGATTCAATAAATTTTCTTCGGGAAAAACGTAATAAGGTAAGTCATTTTGTTCCTCATCTTCTTTTTCTATCATAGACGGAACTACAACTTCTGCCTTCGACTGTGACTCTGGCTCCTCATATATTTTTTTCTCGACTTTTTGATTTGCCAATCGTTTTCTGTCTTTATTTAGCATCAACACATTAAATGGTAAAGGACCTTTACGGGAAGATGTCTTCTTCTCCTCTATTTTCCCCTGGGAAACTTCTTCCTTCTTTTCTTCTACTATTGCTTCATCATTTTCCTGATAAGCTTCTTCTACTACTTCCACTTCTTCAAACTTTAACAATAATTGATCATCATTAAGTTCTTGAACGTCTATTAAACTTTCTTCCTGCTCATTTACTTCCATTTCTGCTTCGCTGGCAAAAATGCTTAGAGAAGCAATATTCTCTACCTCTAGTGCACTATCAGCTTTAGAACTTATTTCTTCATGAAAATATTCCTCAGCTTTTATAGAAAGAGATGAATCTTGCTCCATTATACTGTCCACTGTTACCGTTTCTTGCGCAACAGCTGTCTCAGCCTTATGCAGTTCAACTGTCTCCTCATTAGCATGTTGTTGTCCAGATTCTTGCGGTTCTAGCGACTCTATGTTACTTTCCGCTTCTTGAAGTTCAGGTGACTCTACAACTCTTTCTGCTTCTTGCAGTTCTGCCGCCTCTAAATTCCTCTTCGCTTCTTGTGATTCAGCTAGCTCATCATTCATTCCAGCAAATGTTAGTAGTTCTTCATTTACTCTTATTTCCTTTTGTTCTTTCTGGTTACTGTTCGCTTCTTTCGAAATTCCAACTTTTTTTTCTATTATTGGTCGCGATTCCGTTGTCCTTGTCTCTTTCCTTTCTGGACGATTATATCCATATATCGGAGAAACAACTTCTGTAGGTTTGAAAGGACGATTAGTACTATATGTATTGGATACTTTGTCTTCCTTCTGGTCACTTTTCGTCTGTTCTACATATGGAGGTTTATATGGTTGATCGTTTTCACGCCTATTTTCATGGAAGGCTTGCCTAGGTTCTCTTCTCTTCCTTCTATCCGTCTCTTTCTTATCATCTTTCTCTTCATCTGGAATTAGCGGAAAGCGAAAGTTCCCTTTCGGATATTGATAAATAATCTTTGAATCTATTTCTTTCTTCCATGCCGTAGACTCCATTTTCGGTTGCTGTTCTACTTCAACCGATTCTTCAACTTGGTTCAGCTCCTCTTCTTCACTAGCAAACTGTTTAAATACTTTTTTGAACCAATTCACACGTAATCACTCTTTCTTTCCAATCTCATTACTATTTTAACAGTTATGTTCAGAATTGGGAGCACTATTTTTAACAACTCTCCCTTTCCCTCTTTAGCAGAAAGTTAAACAAAGATAAATTTTCCTCTTTGTTCTTTTTTATTGCCAACACTCCAACAACTCTGGTTCTATAACTAGACTAGATACATTTATCATAGCAATTAAAAAAGAGACACCTTTTGAAAGTTTGTATATCCTAATTGCCTCTTTCATTAAGTCTCTCTTTTTAATTAGGTTAAAACAGGGAACTTATAGAAACATTCTAGCTTTTCCATCCATATAATTGTTATTTTAGTATAAAAATATTTCAATTAGATGTCATTCAAAAGTAAATTATAAATCGATTTGATTACATTGTCCCTATTATCTTTCTCTTTTTTTATTTTTGCCTAAAATAAATATAGGTTCTAATTCGCCATCCTCATATAGGAAAGATAGTGCTGTAATGGGAACTCTTCCGCTTGCAAAGAAACTCATCGTCATTTGAGCTAAGATATCGTATCCTGTTTCATTTCGAATATCACCAATAATTAGTACATCTTGATGGGGAACAGCTACCGTCATTGTGCCTTCACGCTGCTCATACATATCCT of Niallia circulans contains these proteins:
- the murC gene encoding UDP-N-acetylmuramate--L-alanine ligase; the protein is MTIYHFVGIKGSGMSALAQILHDMGFEVQGSDVDKRFFTQIALEQAGIKILPFQRENIQPGMNVIVGNAFPDTHEEVEEAVKLGLPVIRYHRFLGDFMKQFTSIAVTGAHGKTSTTGLLSHVMKGAKPTAYLIGDGTGKGVTGAEYFAFEACEYRRHFLSYFPDYALMTNIDFDHPDYFANVDDVFSAFQEMAWQVKKGIFACGDDEHLQKIQAKVPVVFYGFGDENDFQARNVEKTTEGTTFEVYVRNTYYNTFSIPTFGDHNILNALAVITLSHYEELDAEIVKERLMTFEGVKRRFTEKTIGTQVIIDDYAHHPTEIKATVEAARQKYPDREIVAVFQPHTFSRTQAFLQEFADSLNLADSTYLCDIFGSARENHGKLSITDLADKVPGSKIISEETVSSLKEHDNSVILFMGAGDIQKYQSAYEKTLG
- a CDS encoding DNA translocase FtsK, which encodes MNWFKKVFKQFASEEEELNQVEESVEVEQQPKMESTAWKKEIDSKIIYQYPKGNFRFPLIPDEEKDDKKETDRRKRREPRQAFHENRRENDQPYKPPYVEQTKSDQKEDKVSNTYSTNRPFKPTEVVSPIYGYNRPERKETRTTESRPIIEKKVGISKEANSNQKEQKEIRVNEELLTFAGMNDELAESQEAKRNLEAAELQEAERVVESPELQEAESNIESLEPQESGQQHANEETVELHKAETAVAQETVTVDSIMEQDSSLSIKAEEYFHEEISSKADSALEVENIASLSIFASEAEMEVNEQEESLIDVQELNDDQLLLKFEEVEVVEEAYQENDEAIVEEKKEEVSQGKIEEKKTSSRKGPLPFNVLMLNKDRKRLANQKVEKKIYEEPESQSKAEVVVPSMIEKEDEEQNDLPYYVFPEENLLNPPILQIEKDGWIEEQTMLLNDTFTNFNVHAKVVNVTQGPSVTRYEVQPEPGVKVSKITNLSDDLKLSLAAKDIRIEAPIPGKHTVGIEVPNQKSRPVLIREILESEEFKSSTSPLTVAMGLDISGKPIVTDLRKMPHGLIAGATGSGKSVCINTMLVSLLYKAKPEELKLLLVDPKMVELAPYNYVPHLASPVITDVKTATAALKWAVEEMERRYELLAHAGVRDITKYNQLAEEHKRYSEKLPYLVIVIDELADLMMMAPADVEEAISRIAQKARACGIHLLIATQRPSVDVITGLIKANVPTRIAFSVSSQIDSRTVIDISGAEKLLGKGDMLFLENGTSKPVRLQGTFVSDEEIDQVVAHVRKERKPEYLFEQEELLKKVQMSEEEDELFYEACEFIIEQGGASTSSLQRNFKIGYNRAARLIDMMEKQGFISEARGTKPRDVLITENELLLLQENE
- a CDS encoding aminopeptidase — its product is MKDPRIDQLAKNLINYSIRLQKGEKVLIENFGLQKELVKALVREAYAAGGYPFVSLKDNDINRSLLLGAQTEQYEMMAQFEANVMSNMDAYIGLRAGDNINELADVPAEQMKIEGATIGKKVHREIRVPNTKWVVLRYPSPSMAQLARMSTDAFEDFYFNVCNLDYGKMDKAMDNLVELMNRTDKVRLTGPGTDLTFSIKDIPSIKCSGQMNIPDGEVYTAPVRDSINGVLTYNTPSPYQGFTFENVSLKFENGKIIEATSNDSERLNKILDTDEGARYIGEFAIGVNPYILHPMQDILFDEKIDGSFHFTPGQAYDDAYNGNDSNIHWDMVNIQRPDYGGGEIYFDDVLIRKDGKFVIPELEVLNPENLK